GATCACAGCACAGTAAGTAGCTGTGCTTTGGTCTTTCAGCCTCATCACAGCGCTCGTGTTCTTATAGAAAGTGGAAAGAAAATCTAGCGCATTTCAAGTTGGTAAAAGTTCAGGCCGATTCAAAGTAAGTTGTTGTGGTTCACGTACTATGTGTTTACAGTAGTTTAGCACTGCTTCGCTGTGTGAATCCGCCCCCATAGCGGAGATGAACAAGGGTCTGTGACCTAGACGACTCAGAGAGTCTCGAAGGGAAACAGCAAAGCGTCAGACGCAAACTGCTGGTGGAAACGTGTGTACACCATCAGATAAAGACTCACCAGCAATATTTCTTCCCACACCACCAAATGACTGACAGACACTTCCTGGGTTGGTCTGCCCGAACTGTAACAAGCAACAAGTGTTCAGCTACAGCCAGCAACAGATACTGTACCTGTGATTTTCACTTACATGAAGGGTTTTAGTTTTTCCTTTAGCGATAAAATCCACATTTATTCCTCCTACAACAACCTGAAATAAATAAGCTACAGTATGGGCACCAGAATGTGCTAAAAAACATCCATAATAAGAGTTTATACTCACAATATCAGATCCTGAGTTGGGTAAAGGTTTTCCTTGATGGTGGATTTTGCCATTAAACCTCCTCTCAGTCATTTGTTTTGACAGAGCACATGCGATCCTACTTCCAACTCTAGCATTGTTGTGAATCAGAGCAATGTCTAAGAAAACAACAGGTTAAGGGAAATGTAGAACTAGATAAAGATAATATTGATATTATCTGTGCTAGTGGTGAGTGACGCAATTTCGCTGAAGGATACTGGCCTGAAGGGACTTTCCTTCAGTCAGTTCATTAACCTTCTGAAGAATAAATGGCGTCACATCTTTGCCTGTAATCCCTTTAGCTCTGAGGGAAAAGCAGAGTCTTTAAGAGTCATGGCCAGTCTGTGTGTATAGAGCAGCACGGACGTGGAGCACCGCGTACCTCGCCTCGGTCAGCGCAGCCCGGACGGCGTCCTCTATCTGTCGGCCTGTTGCCGCGTGCTCCTCTGGGATGGGCACGGCCAACAGGACAGCGCTTTGAAGGCCCAGAGACAGGGCACTCgctgaaacacacagcaaacgcacatgcaaacacaaacacatacatataaCATGGTCACACTGCGCTGAACACACCCAACTGATCCTAATTGAATATGAACGTGTTGACGTACTGATGAGTGTGGCTGCCTCCTCGGGGTTGTCGACTTGATACGGGGAAGTGAATCCACTTTGTGAGGAGAAGAAGGCTGGAAAATTCAGGTTTGGCCCGTACGTGGCCACACACACGCCCTGTGTCTCCTGAAAAGCAACACCATCGGCCAAAAAGGTTTGGCTGGTGGTGAACATTGTAAAATGAATAATAGTTCTTACCAGAAATTCGAGGGTGCGTCCGATGTCCAGAATAGATTTGACCCCAGCAGAGACCACAGCGATGGGGGTTCTGCCCAGCTCTGTCAGATCTGCACTCACATCCAGACCTGCACGAGTCAAATGTGAAGAATACACATTACCTGAGTGTAAATGACCTGTTTTTAATGAGAGGCCAAAGACAAATACAATACACGAGTGAACCTCCCAACAGACTGGGATTCAGACTAGGCCAAGCAGGTTAATTGATGCTGGATTGACTTAGAAGCCACTGGCGTGTCCTACAGGAGTCGACTCactcttctctccatctctgtgaaCTCCTCCAATGCCTCCTGTCACAAACACAGGGATTCCAGCATGATGCGCTGCGATCATAGTGGCTGACACCGTTGTTCCTCCAGTGAGTGCCTGGGAACAGAAATGCTAACACTGAAGAACCAACGGCACCTCCGGCCCTGGAGGTCTACGGGCATTGGGGTGGACGAGTGTGCTTTCTCCTCACTTTGCTGATGACATATGGCAGATCACGGCGGGACACCTTCAGCGGCCTCTTGCTCTGAGCGAGCTGATCGAGCTCCTCTGATGAAAGTCCAATATGGACTTTACCCTCGATCACCCCGACGGTAGCTGGAGTGGCCCCTTCAGCTTGAACAatggcctccacctccttcgCTGTGCTGGATGATGAGGTTATTGAAGGTCATTATCAGTGATTAAAACAAACGTGAGAGCTTGTTGACATTTAAAGGCTTCTTAGGGAACCTCAGGTTGTGTGGGTAGGGCATGCCATGTGTGATAATAGTGCTCTCAAGGGCCACCACTGGTTTGTTCTCTGCCAACGCCTGTGACACCGATGGGTGGACTCTAAAGAGGTTGTCTGAGGAGAGAGTTGAGGGTGAACGCATGAATCAATCCAGTAACTATCATTGGACTCTGGCACATTTACCCTTTTTGCTCCATGTGCTCTGGTAGGTTCCTTTCCTCAGGATGAGGGCGGAGGCTCTCTTCAACATCCTCATTCTGCTCAGAAACCCTGAAAACTAATTAGAGTTGGTGAAAAAGCCGCCTCAGCCCACCTTCAGCTCTATCAGCTTTCTGTTACTGCTGCGAGTGAACTAGTGGTCGACCTTTCAGCATTCATTCATATCGTCATGTTGTCAACAGTACCCCTTCAGGTTCCTGAGGACGCAATCAAACAGACTTCACCAGTGGCACCAGCACAAACcggctgttttctgtctgtctgtttggggATCTCACCATTGATGCCTCTCTCAAATACCCAAATTGCCTGTATTGTTGACTTTCCTCCTACTTTTCTGCATCTACACCCTAAAGGTTGCAAACTGAAAGCGTATCACACTCGCAGGGTAAGGAAAACCTACACTATAAATGTTTAACTCTCTGGTTTTCTGCCAACTGTGTTGAATATTTCAGCTGCAATACTAACAGCAAATACACAAGAGAGCTTACCTTCTCCAGTGCAGCCAAAATCCGAGAAATGCTGGACACATGATGGAACTTTGACCTGGACAATGTTTACCCAGCCCAAAGGCATCAACCACAGAGATGTGGCCTGAACTGCTTCCGCTTTGTCTCTTGGTTAAAAAGAATCAGCATTGGAGCCAAATGCAAGTGTTCTGCACAATGGACAAGAAGACAAACCCGCAACAACAGTTTATGATAATCTTTAATACGTTTGTGCATCCAGATACATACATGCACCTACTTCCTGCCTCTTGTTTTGCAGGTAGTTAAACATTTGTTACAGCTGCATACAGGACATCTGTGTTGTGAGACTGTGCCTCAGCACTGACGCACAGCACAAACATCAAATGAACGTTTTCATCAGTAGCTTGTCCCGAGTGGAGTCAAATCACAGAGTTGACTTCAAGCGAGCAGCTCatacacagctgctctgtgtagagtgTCGTTCTCTCTACAGTGAAGTCGCTTTCCTTTATGTTTAGAAGGCTGAGGACTTGGGTTGAGTCAGGTATAGAATTTGTAAGTAGGTGTTGGGTTTTTGCAGTCCCATAGGTTACAGCAGAGGCCTCCTCGACCTCCTGCTCTGTGCGTTCCAGTAACTCATCCTCAAACCACTGCGGATGCTGCAGCTGGTAGGTTCTGAAGGCCTGTATCGCGTCCCGCAGGGCTCTGCCTGACGAGCACTGGTGATAGGTGTCCTCTGAGAGCCCTTCAATGCAGTTCACACTCCCCGGCCGGTGCTTTTCTGTGTCCAGGATCCTGAAAAAGAGCTCCTCAAACTGCTTCATGATTTTGTAGCGCACTGTGATGTTGAAAGGTGAAGGAACATCATCTTCGGAACAAACGCCATCAAAATAGGCTATGATGTACTTTTCAAAAGAAGCCGATCGGATGAAGTGAGGCACCATGAGGCTGAGCGCTGGAGTGAGCATGTCGCCTACAGGTGAGCGGGCGTCTTCTCGCAGAGAAACCTGCTTGTCGCCGCACATGGCTCTCCACTTGGCCTGCACCCCCCGTGAGCACAGGATGAGTATCTTATCGGAGGAGCTCTGCATTTGCTGCCTGCGCCAATCCAGCCACTGGATGCTCCCCAGCACTCCCAGTCGGGTAGAGTCCAACAGATCCAGCACCACCTCGGTGCCGCACGTGCTCACCAGGAAGGCGCAAAACTTGAGAACAATGTTTCGATACAAGGGGTGGTCGAGGGAGTAGATGACGAGGACTCGCTTCCTCTCCCGCACCTGGGAGCCCTCTGGCTGTTCTTTAGCGGCAGAGGAGGACGTGTTCACGGGACCTGAAAGAGAGATGCACTCCAGAGATTACGTGGGAGTTCTAGACGTACCCTCTATTTGATACAGCGGATCTATAGAAGGGCAAACCTTTATGAACTGCTCTCCACAGTGAATAAACAATGAAGCCGTAGATGAAAAGCAGCACCACGACAGCCTTTATAATTAAAGTCCTTGGAGGATAATCTATAAACCACAAGAAGTATCCATGTTTACACAGCTAATTAAAACGTCATTATGCCAGTGAGGCTGATAATTGACAGTCTATATATTCCTGTAGTGTAGATGTTCTCGTCCGCATCTAAAATGATACTCACAGTGGCAGTAATTGATTATTTTTGTGGGGCTCCAACAGTCATTTTTGCACTGTACAAAAAATGGCTGAATCTGGTTGAAACAAACAGAGTTTTTTTGTCAGTGTATTCGTAATTTACATGTTGGGATAATAAATTATAGTGGAGCTCACTCTCAACAGCAGTTCACACTGGGAGAGCTCCCACAAACCAAACTCTAAGGTCACATTCACTGAtgtcctgttttcctgtttggacaaacacatcctgaaTGAATGTACAACCTCTAAACAACAAGAAGTGTCAAAGCTCTTATATATTAAATCTGCTGTAAGTGATGTCTTGATTACCTACCATGGAAACATTCTCTGAGCAGTAGAAGTGGTGACTCTGGATGGAAACCTGATAGTTCTCTGAATACTGTGCTGTCTTAAAAGTCACTATAATGGACAACCTCTCATGTTCTCTGTCAACAGACACAGCAGTGGTCGTGCTGGGGTCCCACAGACTCCCTGAAAGCACAGAAGGAACAGCACAGTGTCCAGATCAACCCAGTTTCCAGTTCTCGCGTGAACATTGTGGCTTGTAGGAAAATGAATATTTACCATTTTCCTGACACACTCGGGCTGTTTGGATTGTCTTATTGTTACATCCTGTCCATAGAATAAATATGGGTGAGTATAAAATATCCATCCTTTCtgcatttattgtgttaaaGTACTGTATACAAACTAGAGAAGCCCATAGCAGTAACACTGAAGGAAGAACAACCTCATTCTATTTTTATCTAATTGAGATAAATAAAGGTTTATACAAATTTAGTAGAAATATGTTTTGAATACCTGTGATGTGCAGAGCTCTCACCTGGGACTGTAATTTGCCTTACGCTTATTTCTGTATGTCCAATCCTGGGTTGAGGTAAATTTAACACTGACACGCTGTATGTGTGCTCAGGCTCCACCACAACTCCATCCAAGGAAAAGGTCCACTAATAAAATTAGTCACAGGTGAATATTATTGTGTGTATTGATTATAttctaaaaatacaacaaaagaaaaatgctcCTATCTCACCCGTGTATCGTTGGGAGCCAGTTGTTGGTGGATACTGaagaaatactgtacacatataCTTTGATTCGTTGTTTCATCTAGAATACTTATCTCTGATCCATTAAGATTAAATATACTAGCTGTGAAACAAAACATCATTTCCTTAATGCAAATTACAGGGTGACTTCAAATGAACAGCGCTGGCTTGCTGTAGCACATCGTAGCATTCTGTACCATCTGATTTCAGCTTCCATTGCACAGTGACGACAGGAACGAGCCCATGTTTGTCCATCCCAACTCCATAATACTCGTCCACCAGGTCTGGGCCGGTGGGAACCAGTAGACGAGACTCAGCCAGGAGTTTATCTGAGCAGTCACCTGGTACATACATAACAGTGAACATGAATGTGTTTCTATTCCAACACAATCCACTAATGTGAATGTGCTGCTACTAGTACAGTCAGTACTTATACCTTCTGTAGTACTGACTGCAACTGTAATGATACTCACTGATTCGACAGTGGTCCAGACCCTCCATCTGAAAACACAGGGAAACCATGTGAAGCTTGGTTCATAGCTGACTTCAGCTCATTTTTAAAAGCTTGCTCATTTGTACGACAGACTGATCCTCACCGGTCGACTGCAGCTCAGGCGTTTGTCCAGAATCCAAGGTGAAGGCGACATTGCCAGTCCAGCTGTGACCCAGAAACAGAAAAGCGGAACGTGGCCCATCGTGGCATAGACGGTGCAGCTGCATAGCACAGTGGAGAAGTAGAAACGAACAACCGTATAatcatctacagtacatttgaAACAACGGTCTCAACTGCGAGCACACCGGAAGGAGGCAAGGATGTCCTTATCAACTGTGGTTCATGCTCGTTTCCTATGAAGTGAAACCCGTGAACACGTCGgtgaaaaatacagaaactCAGGTCAGCTGTGAGGTCAAGAGTAAATAACGGTGTTGAGATGAAACCAAGTGGCGGAGACGCGTCCTGATTCCGCTCacgttttgtgttttgctggtGTCCTTTtcaacctgaacctggagctgTGGACGGACCACAAAGAATCTGGAGGCCCCATGTTAAACGTTCAACATGCTGGTTCGAATTAAGACCGCGAGCATTTAAAGGGACAGCTAGCTGCAAGTAAAAGAACAGAACCAAGCAAAAAGATTTAGAACTTTTTGAAATCCCAAACGCACATTTCATAGAAGCTTTGCCAGAACAAAAGCACCTCCACTCACAGCACCTCGTATCTGCAGACAGAATAACTCAGCTGTCAGTTAAGTGTGGGACGTGCGCAATGCAATCACATGAAATAAATGGGTCATGGGTAGAGGGCACATCAAAAAGGCTTTGTGCATTGTCCGGCAGCGTTTGTCAGGTGGAGACGGAGTGTATTTTAGTGAGCCACTCACATGAGCTGTGACTGCATGAATCTTTCACTAATAACATAAATagctcctttgttttcctgaaTCAAACGTGTTGCTGGACCCTCTGATCTCCTCATAGATTCAAGGTAAGTTTGAGACCTAATATTTGCTAGTGAGGTCATACAGGAGATTTTGTCTTCTGCTGAGAACTAGTCTCTACAGCCACACGTGTCGATCTGGCTTTACAGTCTGTATCAGTGAGGACGCCTGTATTGGACCCTGCTACAGATTCTGCAGGTGGTTTTTATCAGAGAATTCCTGCTGCGTCGCCACTTTGTCGAAGCCTTAGAGCAACGCTTGGTTCCTGGATCTTCGACTACTTTTGATGATCCTCTAAGTGAGGAATCGTAGGCTGAGGCTTAGCTGCGAGTCCAGTGTTTGCTGGTAATAGCTGGTGTGATAAGTGATGAGGTCTTGAGCCTCCTGGAGGGAGGGCGCAGGTTCAGGCGTTCTGTCGGCTGCTTTGCTTGTTTACCTTAACTTTTCACACCCAGACAAACGGGatgtgctgctctgacagcatcatttaatgatttaataatGATCTGCTTAGgtgtaattaattaaaatgaagaTTTCATATGATCCAGCTGACCGACCAAAAAGCTtgtttatattgtattttttgCTGTATAAACTGGACTTTCATGTTTAAAATCATACTTTATATACATTTAGCAGGCTCACAGGTCTCACGGGTTTTATGTTGGCTGCCAAACCTTTGCGCAGCTTGGCTTTCTCTCGCACCATCgaggccacagcagctgctacaTGCCAGAGCCTGGAGGCAACGTGTCCAAATATAGCTGCACAGCGAGCTCCTCGTCAGCCCTTTAAAACAATGCCGGGGATTATCTGGTCCAGCAGGGCTCCTGAAATGCATCTGATCTGTATCTGCCCCCGGGGACAATTAGGCTAAACAAACTTCCTAAAGTACCGGGATTTAACAGCCCCCGTTAACAGTCTATGACCATGATTAATGCTGATAAACATCACGCTCATTAACTGTAGTTCGTATAAGTCTGTGTCATTCAGTTTTTAAAACACCTGCAATATACTTTAAATGACTTTTCAAACATGTGTCTCCTCTAAAGGTTCTAACAGCTGCAGCCATGTCTGAAGGGTGAGTGTCAGCgtatgtaaatattaaatatatatacagtataatatatagtaaatattattaaaaaagactgatgaaaagaaataaaacatatatatGTTTGCTTGCTTTTCATGTCtcgtgatgatgacgatgatgatgatgatgatatgatgaAGGCCGGTATGTTAAATTATTCAGCAGCATTAgcagaaatgtgtaaaacctgCAGCACATTGATCTGATTACGTTTCCTTATCTTTGTTAAAGAGAAAGCCAAAGTATTCGGCAACACGCCGACTGCATTTGAAGGTGAGTCTTGTGGACCAACGTGACCAATGTGGGTCCCGACTGCTTTGGTTATCGCTGGAGCTTTGTTAAAAATGCTTGACCGTCCGACAGTCCAAGCTGCTGAAGAAGGCAGCGTCCATGCTGGCGGCTGAGAGCGAAGCAAAGAAGCAGGAGAAACAGAGGGTGGTGAACGAGTGCTTCCCGCCGCTGCAGCTGTCAGGTCTCTCCGTGCAGGAGCTCCAGGTACTGGCGCAGCAGCTCGCGCTGTTTTGGCTGTGTTTAGCATTTAATGACTCATTTGAAccatttccttttctttgcaGGATCTTTGCAAAGAACTGCATCAAAAGATTGATGTTATTGATGAAGCTCGTTACGACATGGAGGTCAAGGTGGCCAAAAATGATCAAGAGGTACGGGAGAAAGAGGAAGTCGACGAGAGGCTGATCAAACCTGCCGTAACTGAGAGGTTCTGTTCACAGATCCAGTCGCTGAGTCATAAGATCGTTGAGCTGAAGGGAATGAAGAGGCCGAGTCTGAAGCGGGTAAAGAAAACGGCTGACGACATGCTGGGCGCGTACAGCGACACCTCCAAGCTGATGAAGGCCGACTTCAAGGTCAACCTGAAAACGGTGAAGAAAGAGGACGATAAGGTAGAGGCGCTGCCAGAGACCACCTCCAGCACACGACTGAGCTTCCACATGGATGACATGTCTAAACTCTGCCTttacagagggaggaggtgaccGACTGGCGCAAGAACGTGGAGGCCATGTCTGGAATGGAGGGCAGGAAGAAGCTGTTTGATGCAGGACAATAAGAAGATGCTTTGTCTGAAGTCAACGCTTGAAATGTTTCCATTACAAATGATATAAAACTGTTTCTGTACAGTATAATCAACTATATGCACCAAAATACCTTCAATTAAAGCTTGAATCCTCACATTATATAAAGTTCACTGATGCCACTGATTGTCCTGAAGGCACTACCATAAACTGTATAATACACGGTTTGCAtgaataaagaggcagatgagctCATGAGCTGTCCTTCGATTTACACCAATGTTACAGTAGTTAAACAATCACAACCACCGTTTAGTGAAGGCAGCTGTGCTCCAGTGATGACCCTGGTCCTGGGTGATGCCGTGCAGACGTCCAGTGGTCTGCAGTGCACTGGCTGGCAGGACAGGGCAGGCTATTTTAGTTGGCCACTCAGAAGCCAACGCAGTAATTAAATTGGAGTGTAGTTTTAAAGACAGTCAGTACTCACATCAACtggtttcctgcagagacaaacggGGTATGTCGGTTTTTCTCTACGAGTAACAGACAGCGTATTAACAATTATTCACCTGCTGCCATCAGtaatttcatcagcagcaggtgctTTATGAGAGACAAGCAGAGCTAATTTGTACAATTTAGGATTTATTTGAACTTTGATCTAAAAAGGCTAGTTATTACACAGAATAGCTGAAATAGACATCaaacttgtgttttgttgtttgtataTATTTCGTTTACCCGATTATTTCATCCCTGTAACAATGTTAACGCTGAACCTGAAACTGGATTTATGCCAGTTGGGCTCATAAAAGAAACACATGCAGACAATGTGCAACACGTCAGCATTTATCGACGCTAATTTAAAGGCTTACTGCTGCTATGAAAGCGCCTCATGGTCCGGATGACTGAGTGAAGGAAATAAACAGCGTGTGAAgtgtcagaaacaaaaacaatgatgatgttttattatcatattGGCTTCAGTCTGATTCTTCTTTTGTTGGCAGAGAACAGGTCATGGCTGAGGCGTAAGTTTCATTTAGGACTATATCATTTTATCTCAATCTCTATTGaaacataatatatattaataataacataatataatTTTCAGATCTTTGTAATATCAGTACTCATCTTTGTATTATTCTTTTCCCTCTTCCACGTCATAATGTTCACTATAGACCAGTAAGTAAGCACAGCACAAGAaacatatgtttatatatatcaTATCTATGTAAAATCACTGACCTAAAGCTTTGCGTCATCTTCATATTTGTAGAGAAAATCAAAGATCTCTGCATCGCGCAGACTGGCTCTTAAGGTAACAGTTTTTAGTTGCTACTGTCAATAATTCAGTGAAAAATGGAAACACTGTGACACAATATGTGTGTGATCTTTTTTTACCCATATGAATTTAGACAAAGCTGCTGAAATCGGCAGCTTTGATGttagagaaggagaaggaggagaaagcagTGGAGAGAGAAACCACCTTACGTGGGACAGTCCCTGCACTCCAGATGTCGGGTTTGACTGTTCAGGAGCTTCAGGTACGTAACAGAAGTCATATTTAACTCtttttaacaattttttttttaatcactagAAAATACTGGACTTAGTGGATAAAAGTCATTTATCACATTTCTGTCCACAGGCTCTGTGCAGAGAACTCCAGAAAAAGATTGATGTAGTAGATGAGGAGCGCTATGACATCGAAGTCAAAGTGGCCAAAAACAGCAAAGAGGTTGATTAATTCTGTAGCGTCACACATTAAACGTCATTTATTGTCATAGAGATCTGCTGCGATCTCGTCTGTGCATCCTTTCCTGCAGATCGAAACTCTGTCGCAGAAGGTCTTCGACCTGAAGGGCAAGATGAAGAGACCTGCACTCAAGAGGGTGAAGATCTCTGCTGACGCCATGCTGAAAGCGCTGCTCGGCTCCAAGGTCAAAGAGTGCGTGGACTTCAAGGCCAACCTCAAGACcgtgaagaaggaggaggagaaggttcGTTTCCCACACAGGATTAAACCAGCGTATCTGTTTTTTCTTGCCTTAAGGACCATTATATTATGGGAGTGATGATATTAGTTTGTGCATATTTTTTatggacagaaggaggaggtgactGACTGGCGTAagaacgtggaggccaagtctGGAATGGAGGGCAGGAAGAAGCTGTTCGATGCAGGACAGTCGGTGTGATGTGAAAGTGGTTCCTGTTCGTGGCCCAGAGAGAGTCTGACTGTTTATAGACCTGATGTGTGCAATGGAAAAAATATCAA
The genomic region above belongs to Betta splendens chromosome 6, fBetSpl5.4, whole genome shotgun sequence and contains:
- the zgc:136858 gene encoding uncharacterized protein zgc:136858 isoform X2; amino-acid sequence: MRMLKRASALILRKGTYQSTWSKKDNLFRVHPSVSQALAENKPVVALESTIITHGMPYPHNLSTAKEVEAIVQAEGATPATVGVIEGKVHIGLSSEELDQLAQSKRPLKVSRRDLPYVISKALTGGTTVSATMIAAHHAGIPVFVTGGIGGVHRDGEKSLDVSADLTELGRTPIAVVSAGVKSILDIGRTLEFLETQGVCVATYGPNLNFPAFFSSQSGFTSPYQVDNPEEAATLITSALSLGLQSAVLLAVPIPEEHAATGRQIEDAVRAALTEARAKGITGKDVTPFILQKVNELTEGKSLQANIALIHNNARVGSRIACALSKQMTERRFNGKIHHQGKPLPNSGSDIVVVGGINVDFIAKGKTKTLHFGQTNPGSVCQSFGGVGRNIADSLSRLGHRPLFISAMGADSHSEAVLNYCKHINTSAVMRLKDQSTATYCAVISESGELSLGLGDMDIHQQITEHYVSQFEKQLSSATLVCLDGNIPVATIDYVCSVAKKYNINVWYEPTDSEKACKPFLSDAWRSLSYSSPNLAELLTMNKTLGLAIPEELPSSLEEVLSVAVALSRPLLEHLHCLVVTLGAHGVLVCGNHDAGSVNMQPRKQKSRRQLCALHYPALTLAAEETVNVSGAGDSLAGALMAGILQGRDTDSCVRMGLLAAKLSLASPHPIAPTLNRESVDPNKVQAQNWLKPSFMWI
- the zgc:136858 gene encoding uncharacterized protein zgc:136858 isoform X1 codes for the protein MRMLKRASALILRKGTYQSTWSKKDNLFRVHPSVSQALAENKPVVALESTIITHGMPYPHNLSTAKEVEAIVQAEGATPATVGVIEGKVHIGLSSEELDQLAQSKRPLKVSRRDLPYVISKALTGGTTVSATMIAAHHAGIPVFVTGGIGGVHRDGEKSLDVSADLTELGRTPIAVVSAGVKSILDIGRTLEFLETQGVCVATYGPNLNFPAFFSSQSGFTSPYQVDNPEEAATLITSALSLGLQSAVLLAVPIPEEHAATGRQIEDAVRAALTEARAKGITGKDVTPFILQKVNELTEGKSLQANIALIHNNARVGSRIACALSKQMTERRFNGKIHHQGKPLPNSGSDIVSINSYYGCFLAHSGAHTVAYLFQVVVGGINVDFIAKGKTKTLHFGQTNPGSVCQSFGGVGRNIADSLSRLGHRPLFISAMGADSHSEAVLNYCKHINTSAVMRLKDQSTATYCAVISESGELSLGLGDMDIHQQITEHYVSQFEKQLSSATLVCLDGNIPVATIDYVCSVAKKYNINVWYEPTDSEKACKPFLSDAWRSLSYSSPNLAELLTMNKTLGLAIPEELPSSLEEVLSVAVALSRPLLEHLHCLVVTLGAHGVLVCGNHDAGSVNMQPRKQKSRRQLCALHYPALTLAAEETVNVSGAGDSLAGALMAGILQGRDTDSCVRMGLLAAKLSLASPHPIAPTLNRESVDPNKVQAQNWLKPSFMWI
- the zgc:136858 gene encoding uncharacterized protein zgc:136858 isoform X3, with protein sequence MRMLKRASALILRKGTYQSTWSKKDNLFRVHPSVSQALAENKPVVALESTIITHGMPYPHNLSTAKEVEAIVQAEGATPATVGVIEGKVHIGLSSEELDQLAQSKRPLKVSRRDLPYVISKALTGGTTVSATMIAAHHAGIPVFVTGGIGGVHRDGEKSLDVSADLTELGRTPIAVVSAGVKSILDIGRTLEFLETQGVCVATYGPNLNFPAFFSSQSGFTSPYQVDNPEEAATLITSALSLGLQSAVLLAVPIPEEHAATGRQIEDAVRAALTEARAKGITGKDVTPFILQKVNELTEGKSLQANIALIHNNARVGSRIACALSKQMTERRFNGKIHHQGKPLPNSGSDIFGQTNPGSVCQSFGGVGRNIADSLSRLGHRPLFISAMGADSHSEAVLNYCKHINTSAVMRLKDQSTATYCAVISESGELSLGLGDMDIHQQITEHYVSQFEKQLSSATLVCLDGNIPVATIDYVCSVAKKYNINVWYEPTDSEKACKPFLSDAWRSLSYSSPNLAELLTMNKTLGLAIPEELPSSLEEVLSVAVALSRPLLEHLHCLVVTLGAHGVLVCGNHDAGSVNMQPRKQKSRRQLCALHYPALTLAAEETVNVSGAGDSLAGALMAGILQGRDTDSCVRMGLLAAKLSLASPHPIAPTLNRESVDPNKVQAQNWLKPSFMWI
- the LOC114857678 gene encoding interleukin-17 receptor A, translated to MPDSQLVVSTLEACCTVYATMGHVPLFCFWVTAGLAMSPSPWILDKRLSCSRPMEGLDHCRISDCSDKLLAESRLLVPTGPDLVDEYYGVGMDKHGLVPVVTVQWKLKSDASIFNLNGSEISILDETTNQSICVQYFFSIHQQLAPNDTRWTFSLDGVVVEPEHTYSVSVLNLPQPRIGHTEISVRQITVPGCNNKTIQTARVCQENGSLWDPSTTTAVSVDREHERLSIIVTFKTAQYSENYQVSIQSHHFYCSENVSMENRTSVNVTLEFGLWELSQCELLLRIQPFFVQCKNDCWSPTKIINYCHYYPPRTLIIKAVVVLLFIYGFIVYSLWRAVHKGPVNTSSSAAKEQPEGSQVRERKRVLVIYSLDHPLYRNIVLKFCAFLVSTCGTEVVLDLLDSTRLGVLGSIQWLDWRRQQMQSSSDKILILCSRGVQAKWRAMCGDKQVSLREDARSPVGDMLTPALSLMVPHFIRSASFEKYIIAYFDGVCSEDDVPSPFNITVRYKIMKQFEELFFRILDTEKHRPGSVNCIEGLSEDTYHQCSSGRALRDAIQAFRTYQLQHPQWFEDELLERTEQEVEEASAVTYGTAKTQHLLTNSIPDSTQVLSLLNIKESDFTVERTTLYTEQLCMSCSLEVNSVI
- the LOC114857681 gene encoding troponin I, slow skeletal muscle-like; the encoded protein is MLAAESEAKKQEKQRVVNECFPPLQLSGLSVQELQDLCKELHQKIDVIDEARYDMEVKVAKNDQEIQSLSHKIVELKGMKRPSLKRVKKTADDMLGAYSDTSKLMKADFKVNLKTVKKEDDKREEVTDWRKNVEAMSGMEGRKKLFDAGQ
- the tnni4b.2 gene encoding troponin I4b, tandem duplicate 2, with translation MLEKEKEEKAVERETTLRGTVPALQMSGLTVQELQALCRELQKKIDVVDEERYDIEVKVAKNSKEIETLSQKVFDLKGKMKRPALKRVKISADAMLKALLGSKVKECVDFKANLKTVKKEEEKKEEVTDWRKNVEAKSGMEGRKKLFDAGQSV